DNA from Leptospira langatensis:
GAGCCACTCTTCTTCACTTAGTGGATCTAAATGGAGCAAGGAATCAGATCGGCATTAATAGCGAATCTATTTCAAAGATCCGTAAATCTACAAATCTCAAGATCCAGTTGGGCGGTGGGATCCGAGATAAGGAAAAACTCGAATACTACGACTCCATCGGGATCGATCGTTTTATCCTAGGAACTGCTGCGGTCAAGGATCCTGCTCTTTTAGAATTTGCTCTTACTAAATATGGAAAGGATAGGATCGTAGTCGCCATCGACGCGAGAGACGGGATCGTCAAAATTGCAGGTTGGGAAGAAGATTCAGGAGTTCATTATCTGGACCTTATGGATAAAATGCAAAAGGCAGGGATCCTGAACATTATTTTCACGGATATCGCACAAGATGGAACTTTAGCAGGTCCAAATCTCAAAGCGTATAAGGAAATTCTAAGTAAATATAATTTCCAAGTAATTGCCTCCGGAGGGATCTCCTCTCTCCGTGATATCATGGCCTTATCTTCTCTCGGTACTCCGGTCCCTATGTACGGTGTGATCACCGGCAAGGCTTTGTACGAAGGTAAGATAGATCTAGCAGAAGCAATTACGAGCCTAGGTGCGGACTGATCCGAATTCATTCTCGCTCTTTGGCTTTCGGATATATTTTTCTTTCCTTATGCCTTCCTAATACGTAAAAAGGTTATTTATAATCGGAGTTCCGAATGAAAAAACTGCCATCTAACTATATTCTAGCTGTTGTTTCCGCCGTTGCCGCTTTCATTTCTTTTCTTTTGATCCGTAAATTCTTTGGTGGACAGGCTGGAGACGGAGTAGCACAGGCTATCTGCGATGCTCTGAGCGATTCGGGTTCCTGCGATAAGGTTTCCGAAAGCAGCATTTCGGCCATTCGCGGAGTTCCGATCTTCGGTGATATTCCGATCGCTCTCTTTGGATTCGTATTTTACGGTTTTATTACATATCTTTTCGTTCGCTCCGAACTGAACAAAGAAGGAGCCAAAGGATATCTTCTCTTTAGTTTTTATCTTCTTCTCTTAGCGCTTGTAGTCGATGTCGTTCTCTTTAGCATTTCCGTATTTTATATCGATGCGATCTGCGGCCTTTGCGCCGTGACTTGGACTTGCACTGTCTTGTTAACTGCGGGAACATTCTTGCAGATCAGGGATTTCGGAGACAAATCGCCAAAGATCATTCCTTCGGTCTTAAAGACAGAAGGGCTCAATGTCTATATCGCGATCTTGGCTCTTCTAGTCGTTGGCCAGATCGGTGGAAAATCCCTGAACAATTCCCTTGTAGAGGGAGAGCACGGCGGTCTCTCTCAAATCCAAAAGCAGCTCGCTGATTATGAAAAAGCTCCTCTTTTGGCGATAGACACCAAAGGCGCTTCCTTTCAAGGAGATCCGAATGCCCCGATCACGATCGTTAAGTATGCGGACTTCAATTGCGGACATTGCATGCATACTTCTCATATCTTGAAGAAGGTTCTGAGAGATTACGACGGGATCGTGAAAGTAGTGTACAAGAACTTTCCTTTGGACGCTTCCTGCAATCGATTGGTCCAAGCTCCTCGTCCGGAAGCCAGTTCCTGCGTGGCAGCTTCTGCAGCAATCTGTGCGGATAAGCAGAAAAAATTTGCGATCATGTATGATGATCTTTATAAAGACACTGAAAACCAGGTGATGCACACTCCTTCTACCGTACTTAGTTTAGCTCAACAAGAAGGATTGGATATGAATCAGTTTAGATCCTGTCTTTCTTCTCCTGCAGTGAGAGATCAGATCAATAAGGAAGTG
Protein-coding regions in this window:
- a CDS encoding thioredoxin domain-containing protein, which codes for MKKLPSNYILAVVSAVAAFISFLLIRKFFGGQAGDGVAQAICDALSDSGSCDKVSESSISAIRGVPIFGDIPIALFGFVFYGFITYLFVRSELNKEGAKGYLLFSFYLLLLALVVDVVLFSISVFYIDAICGLCAVTWTCTVLLTAGTFLQIRDFGDKSPKIIPSVLKTEGLNVYIAILALLVVGQIGGKSLNNSLVEGEHGGLSQIQKQLADYEKAPLLAIDTKGASFQGDPNAPITIVKYADFNCGHCMHTSHILKKVLRDYDGIVKVVYKNFPLDASCNRLVQAPRPEASSCVAASAAICADKQKKFAIMYDDLYKDTENQVMHTPSTVLSLAQQEGLDMNQFRSCLSSPAVRDQINKEVDEADKLQIHSTPSLFINNKAIQSGTPNEQFLRALIESLIKKV
- the hisA gene encoding 1-(5-phosphoribosyl)-5-[(5-phosphoribosylamino)methylideneamino]imidazole-4-carboxamide isomerase gives rise to the protein MILIPAVDLLDNAAVRLFKGNYDEKTVYSTEPWKLAEGFERNGATLLHLVDLNGARNQIGINSESISKIRKSTNLKIQLGGGIRDKEKLEYYDSIGIDRFILGTAAVKDPALLEFALTKYGKDRIVVAIDARDGIVKIAGWEEDSGVHYLDLMDKMQKAGILNIIFTDIAQDGTLAGPNLKAYKEILSKYNFQVIASGGISSLRDIMALSSLGTPVPMYGVITGKALYEGKIDLAEAITSLGAD